TGAGTTATATCAATCAGTTTGTAAAATAAATCGAGAAGAGGTTCTGGGGAAAAAGGTGGTTGACTTTATCACTGTCACGCCTAAAATTTCATTTATGAACCAAGTTATCAAAGATAGATATAATATCTTAATTGGTAGTACAAATAAAATTACACGCCACGCTGTTTTTTCAACAAAACATATTTTTGGTATTGTAACAAATAACAAAATACCTTTAATTAATTCTGGTGAAGTAGTAGGAATTATTAATGAAACTGATCTAGGCATCAATCAGCTCGTTAATAATAGAATATTTTTAACTTTGCCAACCATGGAATATCATGGTGAAACTTTAAGCCCAACAGATATGAAAATGCTATGCATGTTTGCTCAATTTCCTTCGATAAAGCCCATAGATATCTCCAATATTTTAGGACTAAAATTAAATACTGTTTATATGTACCGTCATGGTCTGATAAATAAATTGAGAAATACACTAATAAATAATAAAAGAGACTTTGCGAGAATTGCTCAGGAACATTTTTTTAAAGGAGTTACTTTTGAAGAAGGGCAAGTTTATTGTACTGGGATGAGGAAGAAATAATATGATGTAAATGTATGTAAGCAGCACCACCGAGAGCGTAAATATATTGTCGCCTAGAGGAGTGATTTAAATTATTGGCACCGNNNNNNNNNNNNNNNNNNNNNNNNNNNNNNNNNNNNNNNNNNNNNNNNNNNNNNNNNNNNNNNNNNNNNNNNNNNNNNNNNNNNNNNNNNNNNNNNNNNNNNNNNNNNNNNNNNNNNNNNNNNNNNNNNNNNNNNNNNNNNNNNNNNNNNNNNNNNNNNNNNNNNNNNNNNNNNNNNNNNNNNNNNNNNNNNNNNNNNNNNNNNNNNNNNNNNNNNNNNNNNNNNNNNNNNNNNNNNNNNNNNNNNNNNNNNNNNNNNNNNNNNNNNNNNNNNNNNNNNNNNNNNNNNNNNNNNNNNNNNNNNNNNNNNNNNNNNNNNNNNNNNNNNNNNNNNNNNNNNNNNNNNNNNNNNNNNNNNNNNNNNNNNNNNNNNNNNNNNNNNNNNNNNNNNNNNNNNNNNNNNNNNNNNNNNNNNNNNNNNNNNNNNNNNNNNNNNNNNNNNNNNNNNNNNNNNNNNNNNNNNNNNNNNNNNNNNNNNNNNNNNNNNNNNNNNNNNNNNNNNNNNNNNNNNNNNNNNNNNNNNNNNNNNNNNNNNNNNNNNNNNNNNNNNNNNNNNNNNNNNNNNNNNNNNNNNNNNNNNNNNNNNNNNNNNNNNNNNNNNNNNNNNNNNNNNNNNNNNNNNNNNNNNNNNNNNNNNNNNNNNNNNNNNNNNNNNNNNNNNNNNNNNNNNNNNNNNNNNNNNNNNNNNNNNNNNNNNNNNNNNNNNNNNNNNNNNNNNNNNNNNNNNNNNNNNNNNNNNNNNNNNNNNNNNNNNNNNNNNNNNNNNNNNNNNNNNNNNNNNNNNNNNNNNNNNNNNNNNNNNNNNNNNNNNNNNNNNNNNNNNNNNNNNNNNNNNNNNNNNNNNNNNNNNNNNNNNNNNNNNNNNNNNNNNNNNNNNNNNNNNNNNNNNNNNNNNNNNNNNNNNNNNNNNNNNNNNNNNNNNNNNNNNNNNNNNNNNNNNNNNNNNNNNNNNNNNNNNNNNNNNNNNNNNNNNNNNNNNNNNNNNNNNNNNNNNNNNNNNNNNNNNNNNNNNNNNNNNNNNNNNNNNNNNNNNNNNNNNNNNNNNNNNNNNNNNNNNNNNNNNNNNNNNNNNNNNNNNNNNNNNNNNNNNNNNNNNNNNNNNNNNNNNNNNNNNNNNNNNNNNNNNNNNNNNNNNNNNNNNNNNNNNNNNNNNNNNNNNNNNNNNNNNNNNNNNNNNNNNNNNNNNNNNNNNNNNNNNNNNNNNNNNNNNNNNNNNNNNNNNNNNNNNNNNNNNNNNNNNNNNNNNNNNNNNNNNNNNNNNNNNNNNNNNNNNNNNNNNNNNNNNNNNNNNNNNNNNNNNNNNNNNNNNNNNNNNNNNNNNNNNNNNNNNNNNNNNNNNNNNNNNNNNNNNNNNNNNNNNNNNNNNNNNNNNNNNNNNNNNNNNNNNNNNNNNNNNNNNNNNNNNNNNNNNNNNNNNNNNNNNNNNNNNNNNNNNNNNNNNNNNNNNNNNNNNNNNNNNNNNNNNNNNNNNNNNNNNNNNNNNNNNNNNNNNNNNNNNNNNNNNNNNNNNNNNNNNNNNNNNNNNNNNNNNNNNNNNNNNNNNNNNNNNNNNNNNNNNNNNNNNNNNNNNNNNNNNNNNNNNNNNNNNNNNNNNNNNNNNNNNNNNNNNNNNNNNNNNNNNNNNNNNNNNNNNNNNNNNNNNNNNNNNNNNNNNNNNNNNNNNNNNNNNNNNNNNNNNNNNNNNNNNNNNNNNNNNNNNNNNNNNNNNNNNNNNNNNNNNNNNNNNNNNNNNNNNNNNNNNNNNNNNNNNNNNNNNNNNNNNNNNNNNNNNNNNNNNNNNNNNNNNNNNNNNNNNNNNNNNNNNNNNNNNNNNNNNNNNNNNNNNNNNNNNNNNNNNNNNNNNNNNNNNNNNNNNNNNNNNNNNNNNNNNNNNNNNNNNNNNNNNNNNNNNNNNNNNNNNNNNNNNNNNNNNNNNNNNNNNNNNNNNNNNNNNNNNNNNNNNNNNNNNNNNNNNNNNNNNNNNNNNNNNNNNNNNNNNNNNNNNNNNNNNNNNNNNNNNNNNNNNNNNNNNNNNNNNNNNNNNNNNNNNNNNNNNNNNNNNNNNNNNNNNNNNNNNNNNNNNNNNNNNNNNNNNNNNNNNNNNNNNNNNNNNNNNNNNNNNNNNNNNNNNNNNNNNNNNNNNNNNNNNNNNNNNNNNNNNNNNNNNNNNNNNNNNNNNNNNNNNNNNNNNNNNNNNNNNNNNNNNNNNNNNNNNNNNNNNNNNNNNNNNNNNNNNNNNNNNNNNNNNNNNNNNNNNNNNNNNNNNNNNNNNNNNNNNNNNNNNNNNNNNNNNNNNNNNNNNNNNNNNNNNNNNNNNNNNNNNNNNNNNNNNNNNNNNNNNNNNNNNNNNNNNNNNNNNNNNNNNNNNNNNNNNNNNNNNNNNNNNNNNNNNNNNNNNNNNNNNNNNNNNNNNNNNNNNNNNNNNNNNNNNNNNNNNNNNNNNNNNNNNNNNNNNNNNNNNNNNNNNNNNNNNNNNNNNNNNNNNNNNNNNNNNNNNNNNNNNNNNNNNNNNNNNNNNNNNNNNNNNNNNNNNNNNNNNNNNNNNNNNNNNNNNNNNNNNNNNNNNNNNNNNNNNNNNNNNNNNNNNNNNNNNNNNNNNNNNNNNNNNNNNNNNNNNNNNNNNNNNNNNNNNNNNNNNNNNNNNNNNNNNNNNNNNNNNNNNNNNNNNNNNNNNNNNNNNNNNNNNNNNNNNNNNNNNNNNNNNNNNNNNNNNNNNNNNNNNNNNNNNNNNNNNNNNNNNNNNNNNNNNNNNNNNNNNNNNNNNNNNNNNNNNNNNNNNNNNNNNNNNNNNNNNNNNNNNNNNNNNNNNNNNNNNNNNNNNNNNNNNNNNNNNNNNNNNNNNNNNNNNNNNNNNNNNNNNNNNNNNNNNNNNNNNNNNNNNNNNNNNNNNNNNNNNNNNNNNNNNNNNNNNNNNNNNNNNNNNNNNNNNNNNNNNNNNNNNNNNNNNNNNNNNNNNNNNNNNNNNNNNNNNNNNNNNNNNNNNNNNNNNNNNNNNNNNNNNNNNNNNNNNNNNNNNNNNNNNNNNNNNNNNNNNNNNNNNNNNNNNNNNNNNNNNNNNNNNNNNNNNNNNNNNNNNNNNNNNNNNNNNNNNNNNNNNNNNNNNNNNNNNNNNNNNNNNNNNNNNNNNNNNNNNNNNNNNNNNNNNNNNNNNNNNNNNNNNNNNNNNNNNNNNNNNNNNNNNNNNNNNNNNNNNNNNNNNNNNNNNNNNNNNNNNNNNNNNNNNNNNNNNNNNNNNNNNNNNNNNNNNNNNNNNNNNNNNNNNNNNNNNNNNNNNNNNNNNNNNNNNNNNNNNNNNNNNNNNNNNNNNNNNNNNNNNNNNNNNNNNNNNNNNNNNNNNNNNNNNNNNNNNNNNNNNNNNNNNNNNNNNNNNNNNNNNNNNNNNNNNNNNNNNNNNNNNNNNNNNNNNNNNNNNNNNNNNNNNNNNNNNNNNNNNNNNNNNNNNNNNNNNNNNNNNNNNNNNNNNNNNNNNNNNNNNNNNNNNNNNNNNNNNNNNNNNNNNNNNNNNNNNNNNNNNNNNNNNNNNNNNNNNNNNNNNNNNNNNNNNNNNNNNNNNNNNNNNNNNNNNNNNNNNNNNNNNNNNNNNNNNNNNNNNNNNNNNNNNNNNNNNNNNNNNNNNNNNNNNNNNNNNNNNNNNNNNNNNNNNNNNNNNNNNNNNNNNNNNNNNNNNNNNNNNNNNNNNNNNNNNNNNNNNNNNNNNNNNNNNNNNNNNNNNNNNNNNNNNNNNNNNNNNNNNNNNNNNNNNNNNNNNNNNNNNNNNNNNNNNNNNNNNNNNNNNNNNNNNNNNNNNNNNNNNNNNNNNNNNNNNNNNNNNNNNNNNNNNNNNNNNNNNNNNNNNNNNNNNNNNNNNNNNNNNNNNNNNNNNNNNNNNNNNNNNNNNNNNNNNNNNNNNNNNNNNNNNNNNNNNNNNNNNNNNNNNNNNNNNNNNNNNNNNNNNNNNNNNNNNNNNNNNNNNNNNNNNNNNNNNNNNNNNNNNNNNNNNNNNNNNNNNNNNNNNNNNNNNNNNNNNNNNNNNNNNNNNNNNNNNNNNNNNNNNNNNNNNNNNNNNNNNNNNNNNNNNNNNNNNNNNNNNNNNNNNNNNNNNNGCCCTCTACAATGTGGTATCACAAATAGGAAGGCTAGACGACGAACCATCAATAATTTCAATGGTATCATTTATATAATTGGAAGCAGACACACTGTTAGCACAAGAAAGACTAACATTTAAATTAGAGTTTATAATGGTATCCAGTATCTCTTTATTATTATCACTACTTTTATAAAAATTAAATTTAAGATTTACATCTTTTACGGGAAGGTTTGTTGGTATGTCTTCCTCAGAAAGATAAAAAATTCCACCAGTAGACGCTTGCCGATATAGTATCGTATTATCGCTATTTGGATTGATGATACCAGCAAGAACTAAATTTCCTGACTCCTTTTCATAAAGATAGTAATTAATGCTGGTTGTATTATCAAAAGTTATGCTCATCATATCAGAGTCCGCTGTTGAAATAGTATAGCACTGCGGAGGATTATCTCCACTTCCTGCATCCCCTTTTCCCAAAGTGACAGAATTGCTAACATCGCCATGGTTGTTTTGATAACTCGGACAAGAGAGAGAAAAAGGGATATTGCTATTATTTTGTACACCCAATGTTTCTGACCCCCCAACAGACTCATTCAAACCTATATATGAAACACCTTGATTCACATCAAGAACCAAATCAGCATCAGATACATTGCTTAAAGGCTTTTTTGAAATATAGTATGTGTCAGGAGAATGGGGGCTTCTTGTGAGTGTGTACCTTACATTGGGGTTAATTTTTGTTATAGGGTGAATCTGCTTAGAAGAACTAAGATCATACATGTACAATGGGCCTGAATAATCATTAATAATAGTTGTTATTGTATTAGCGTAACTGGCACAACTAATAAAAATAGCACCCAAAACACTTAATTTATTCAACCCTTTAATCATCGTGTAATCACCTTGATAACCTAAAATAAAACACTAAATACATACTGATATCAAACAGCTGATCTTACAAAATAAGTTGATAAAAAGTAGTACTCCACATGTAAGAGCTTTTCTTACAGATTATGCATGAAAGCATTTGTATTATAATTATATCCATTAGCCCAATCAGGCCGAGACTCCCTTGCCCAATTTAGTTGATCAATTATATCTGAGGAAGACATAGCCTCGCTATTTAACACTCCACCATAAGAAAGTATATCTTGTTGTAATTTATCATTTTTAAATGCTGAAGAATCTATTATTGTGTCCCCATCGCTCGTCATATTCCTAGATAAATTATAAAATACTTCATCTGCAGAGAGTGCGTATACCTTGCTTGAAGGATGCATGTAACCCGCAAACATAGTCTTTCCTGCATTCTCTCTGTTGTAGCCCAACTCTCCTGCAATATTTATATCTAAACTCAGACAATCATACTGTCTATTACAAGGCGATCCACCATCCGATTTAGTATAGCCAGTAAAACCTAGTATATTATAATCATTAAAATTACCATTGGACAAATTGCCCCACAATATGTTGTCACTAACGTTAGAAGGGCCATCTGAATTAATTCCATACATAGTTGGATTAGCATTAAGTGCATCTATTACAGATTTTGCTGAGTCATCAAGC
Above is a genomic segment from Piscirickettsia litoralis containing:
- a CDS encoding PAS domain-containing protein codes for the protein MLDFSEQKLYTIVDNDGNIMFINELYQSVCKINREEVLGKKVVDFITVTPKISFMNQVIKDRYNILIGSTNKITRHAVFSTKHIFGIVTNNKIPLINSGEVVGIINETDLGINQLVNNRIFLTLPTMEYHGETLSPTDMKMLCMFAQFPSIKPIDISNILGLKLNTVYMYRHGLINKLRNTLINNKRDFARIAQEHFFKGVTFEEGQVYCTGMRKK